The genomic region GTTCCCCAGCCAAGGCATCTCCCAGACGGATCCCTCTCGCACCCCTCcagactgtttctctctctaaaGTTTGTCGTCATGCAAGCCGAATTCCCGCCTTGGGAATACTAGGTGGAGCTGGACACtgcggtgtgtttgtgtgtgaccagCAGCTGGTCTGTGTGATGTCTCCGTTAAAGGTTGTTGGTTTCGCCGGGTGCTGTGGCAGCGTAGTGCGTCGCTGAGAGACGGTATgctgtgtcactgtctgtgtctccaatggcaccctattccctacgtagtgcattATCTAGGGAGCCATTTGGGCACACGCAGCCACTGTCCGCTGTACTGGGCACCGGCCCAGGGGAGCACAGACGGACTGGCGCGCTGCATTACACCGCTCGCTGCAATTCACTGCAATGCCGTTGTCCGTCTCCTCTACCAAAGCGCCTGAATGGAACAAAGCTCTCTCCTCAAACCTGGCTTAAAGATGGATAATGGATTTTGAATTCACTGGGCCGGGGTTGTCTTTTTGAAGGGCTGGGCTGCCAGGAGCCAAGGAGGATTGCGGCGGCTGGCAGATGGGCAGTGAGATATTGGAGGTAGGGCAGGTGCCTCGTGCTGCATCCGGTGTGACTGATTTGGCTGCTACAGCGGTGGATACCAGTGCTGTTTAATGTCCTGCTGTGGAGTGGCATTGGCTTGTGGCTGACTGGTGGACAGTACAGCGAGGTCGTTTCACATTGTGCGGTGTTCGCAAGgagttgtgtgtgttttatgttcaGGCTGTAGATgtttagaggtgtgtgtgttcagggccGGCTGAGGATGTTTTAGAGGTGTGTGTGAGACGGGCGGAGAGATTGCGTTCTCCGACATCTCTTATTGTTGTCTCTGGGCTGCTGGACCCCCCCCCGCCCACTCCCTGGTCCACTTTGTGTAGCTGTTAGCGATACTGCTAATGATAACCGTCTGCTGGTAGATGGACAGGCTTTCCCCAAAAAAACTCATCAGTTAAACGTTAACTGAAAAGTGGCCTCTGCCTttctggcagaatgatatcatgattatttacGTCAATCCAATGGCCGTTTGTTTTTGCAGACtctgcaatcacatgagcgctacagaaaCACTGTTAACCAAAGGGCATGCGCACTTgctttaaagggtaactacacccatAATTACAAATGTCTTAGATTTTTCCAAGACCTCAAAAGTAGTCTCCTGATGTGGTGTATCCATTGTTGtcgtatttctttttttttaaacctgggGGGGAAACGTTTCACGGGAACATGGAAAAACAAAACGGAGAAAATGGGATTTGGGGGAAAGAGTGTGGATTCAGGCCATAAATAAACGATTTTATGGGGGCCTACATGTCAGCCAGATTGCTTTTATGTTATTACCTACCTAGGTTTTTTGAAAAAAGCATGGTGAGTTCAATCATTGGAAGCTGTCAACCCAATGCAAGGTGGTGAGAATGGATGGACACTAAAAGGGGGTTTACTATAACCTAGCATGTGTTCTTGAGGATGAGTGGGGGCGGACATTGGATAACTAGATATTTTTTTGCTCATATTTATCAATTTTATGTGTCCTCTTGAACTTGCGTTGCCAGCTGCTTTACAAACTTAAAATCTATGGACTTACTTCTACCTAATATCTTATAAACCTAGGTTGAAATTTCATTGGACTTTACATTTTCTAGATGGTTAGATTGGAACGACAACCAGTTAGCCTGGCAATTGTTGCCCAGGAGTGGAAAGATGGAGGAGCACCACCATCAATGAAGCATCGAGCTTTCCCGGCTGACAGATAGTAGTGGGGATGGGGGACAATATTGagcagggggaaggggagggggaatTATCCTTCTATCATCAGTTGTGCCCTTGAAGCACTGGGTAAAGAAAGGCTCCAAGTATCCACCCCCctgttctttctctccctctctctttatctcccccaTCCATCCCTGAGAGAAGGGAGAGTCATTGTGAGGGGAAATTAGTATGATGGGCTACATTAGACAATTGATACCCTAGTCTGAACATCAGTGTTCTGTGTTGATATGGGTTTGTGTGGGTATGTTCATTCTTCCTTGCCCCAGTGTGTGGTGTTGTATTGACTCTTCAGTCTCTTGGCACGAGAGCAGGTTTCTTTTTGTAGGAGGGAGCAGCAGGTAACTGTGGGAGCATTGTTAACGCTGCTGTCTTTAAGTAGCGTTACATGTTACAAAAATACCTTGAAGAACCTAGAAGTATTAAGCCTAACTATTACAGAAGTACCGTAAATACCCTAAAATGGTGCTAGATGGTATTTAAAAGGGTATACAGCTGCTGAACACATTGAGGTAAATCTCTGCTCTTTATTCCCTCTTCCTCACATTCCTCTTTCCTATTCTATtttgctcctcctctctcccctcttccccctctttttCCTCCTCACTCCAGCGGTCGGGCACGAGGCGGCGCTACCATGACGATGGTATCTCGGACGACGAGATCGAGGGGAAGAGGACCTTTGACCTGGAGGAGAAGTTGAGGAGCGAGAGGTTCACCTCAGACAGGGTGAAACGCATGGAGGGGAAAGGTCAGTGTTGGGGGGGGGTCATCGTAATCCTATATCTATATGTCCTTCTACAGTGGAGGGTTTGGCTGTGGCTAAATATTGGAGACATTGGCTGTGTctgaaattacaccctattccctatataatgcacttcTTTTGACAGTAGAAGCATGCTATAGGGTTACAAACTTGAGTAGCTTTGAGGATTCCTGTTTAGTTTATGGATTATCGTGTGTGGTTTTTCCAGACCTCACGTTTGAGTACATCCAAAGAGGTGGGTTGAGGGACCCGATCATCTTTGAGAAGCCAGACGGACTGGGCATCAAGTAcgtcctcctcttccccctccaaaCTCTGTTGGAAACACACTTCCTTTATTCTCTCTGGGGCAGTTAGAATGGCTGAAGTTGCATTAGTCTGTAAGTCTCCATGAGTAATATGTAACCCCGGTTTGTTTTGCTTTGTTGTGCTCTCTAAAGGATGCCAGATCCAGACTTCAGTGTGAACGACGTCAAGATATTTGTTGGTAAGATTCCACCCTCCTCCGGTGTTTCTATCCAAACACGCCTCTTCCCTTTTTTTCCAATTTATCATCTTCACCCACACTCTCTTTCTATGCTAactctcttcctctgtttctttTGTCTTTTTTAACACTCCCTCATTTACATCTCCTTTATTTCCCTCCCTCCCGTTTTTAACACCACAGTCGACCAAACAagcctgcaggctctagtttgatCTAATAGTggtatggtcaagtgctgcaaagaaggacTTAGAAAATCTGCAGCtggcccagagcagagcagaaccgtctgcatgtcagtctctctctgctcAAAGTACAGGAGGGATTGACAGCATCAATTCTTGTGAGAAATATTGTGTTAATTTCCAAATTGTCTGTATAATCAATTTCCATATAGCTCTGACAGGCGTACttacccaccagacatgccaccaggggtctcttcagtccccaaatccagaaccaATTCAAGGCAACGCACAGTATTCTATAGAGCCATTATTTCATGGAAcacccatctcaagcaaaccgcAAAAAAATGCTTCAGAACAACACCTCACAGAACAAGGCCTCTCCCCATCTGACCTAATTAACTGATagtcagtattcagacccctttaccttTCCCACATTTTAtcacgttacagccgtattctaaaattgattaaataccccataatgaaaaagcaaaaacaggtttttatgcatatatgggtatgatgctacaagcttggcacacctttatgtggcgagtttctcccattgttctctgcaggtcctccccgccattgaaaaacatccccacagcatgctgctgctaccaccatgcttcaccgtagggatggtgccaggtttcctccagacgtgatgcttggcattcaggccaaagagttcaatcttggtttcatcataagataatcttgtttctcatggtctgagattcctttaggtgccttttggcaaactccaagcgggctgtcatgtgccttttaatgaggagtggtttccgtctggccactctactataaagggctgattggtggagtgctgcagagatggttgtccttctgaaagtttctcccatctccacagaggaattcgaGCTCTGTTGGTGActttggttcttggtcacctccctgaccaaggcccttctcccctgattactcagtttggctgggcagccagctctaggaagagtcttggtggttccaaacttcttccatttaagaatgagggaGGCTACTGTGTTATTGAGGACCTACAATGCTGCAgggatgttttggtacccttctccagatctgtgcctcgacacaatcggagctctacagacaattccttcgacctcatggcttggttaatGCTCTGACGTACTgtccactgtgggaccttatatagacaggtgtgtgcctttccaaatcatgtccaatcaatggaatttatcacaggtggactccaatcaagttgtagaaacatctcaaggatgatcaatggaaacaggatgcacctgagctcaatatttcaagtctcttagcaaagggtctgaattcttatgtaaataaggtatttctgttttagtttaaaaaatttgcaaaaaattcgaaagctgtttttgctttaccattatggggtattttgtgtagatttgaTCCATTtgtgaataaggctgtaacgttacaaaaagtggaaaaaggcaacgtgtctgaatacttttagaatgcactgtacatgtactGATGTGTGGGTATTTCTCAGTAGGACCCTTTTGTTGTCCTACTCTCATTTTAAATTGGTGTCGTTCAGCCCTTGAactcttgtctattgatgttctgtattatttcATGTTCAGGAAGAGTCGCTGCTGCTTCAGCAACAATTAATGGGGATCCcagtaaaatacaaaatactCTTACCttttcctcctctcacctttttgtctgtctcctctttctctcctttgttCCTCCCTCACCATATCACCCatctgtctgccccccccccccctctctctctctctctctccctccttggcTCTCCCAGGCAGCAGGCGTATGATCGACGTGATGGATGTGAGCACTCAGAAGGGTATAGAGATGTCTATGGCCCAGTGGAGACGTTACTACGAGACGCCCCCCTCCCAGAGGGACAAACTCTACAACGTCATCAGCCTGGAGTTTAGTCACACCAAACTGGAGAACCTGGTCCAGAGGCCTACATCGGTCAGTCtgacatacatgcatacataggAACGCACggacacgctcacacacaccaaGCTGACGAACCTGATCCGGAGGCCCGTGTTTGCcagtctgagacacacacacatacaggcatattagcacgcagacacacaaatgcattttggcacacacacacacacacacaccctgctgtcTGTTCTTACCTCCTCCTGTGTGTCCTATCAGGTGGACATCATAgactgggtggacaacatgtgGCCTCGGCAcctgaaggagagacagagagactccaccAACTCCATCACAGACATGCAGTACCCCAAAGTGCAGAAGTAAGGCTCAAATgtgtccccaaatggcaccctattccctatgtagtgcacaactATTGACCAGGGTCTGCAGGGTCCACCAACTCCCATCACAGACATGCCGTACCCCAAAGTGCAGAAGTGAGTCCCTCTCCCTCATCAACTGCATTCTCTTTCCCCCTTCTTTTCCCTCCAACCTCCGTTCCAGGTACTGTCTAATGAGTGTGCAGGGCTGCTACACGGACTTCCACATCGACTTCGGAGGTTCCTCGGTCTGGTACCACATACTGAGGGGTGGCAAGGTAAGAGCGAACGACTTGAACTCACTCTGTACGACTTGGACTTGACTCGCGTAAGAGCGACTCTTGTTTCCTCTCACTTCTTACCTCTGACCCTTTACTTCCTGTCAGGTGTTCTGGCTAATCCCGCCCACGCCTCAGAACCTGGAGCTGTATGAGGACTGGGTGTTGTCAGGGAAACAGGGAGACATCTTCCTGGGAGACAAGGCCCAGGACTGTCAGAGGATAGAGCTGAAGCAGGGCTATACCTTCATGATCCCTTCAGGTACCCACTTAATATGTAGTGAAATCTGgtgtacatacagtgaggggaaataagtatttgatccctctgcaaaacatgacagtacttggtggcaaaaccgttgttggcaatcagagatcagacgtttcttgtagttggccaccaggtttgcacacatctcaggagggattttgtcccactcctctttgcagatcttctccaagtcatttttttatttatttatttatttcacctttatttaaccaggtaggcaagttgagaacaagttctcatttacaattgcgacctggccaagataaagcaaagcagttcgacaacatacaaaaacacagagttacacatggagtaaaacaacatacaatcaatgatgcagtagaaaaaaataagactatatacaatgtcattaaggtttcgaggctgacgtttggcaactcgaaccttcagctccctccacagattttctatgggattacggtcaggagactggctaggccactccaggaccttaatgtgcttcttcttgagccactcctttgttgccttggccatgtgttttgggtcattgtcatgctggaatacccatccacgacccattttcaatgccctggctgagggaaggaggttctcacccaagatttgacggtacatggccccgtccatcgtccctttgatgcggtgaagttgtcctgtcccccttctgtctctcactgttcaattaaacctaccattaaaattatagactgatcatttctttatcagtgggcaaatgtacaaaatcagcaggggatcaaatacttctttccctcactgtatattgtaatgtttaaaaaaaatgtataactgccttaattttgctggaccccaggaagaatagctgctggggatccataataaatacacttTGAATTGTACTTGTGCTTTGGCACATACAGATATTTAACCGTTTGATCCTAGTGGTGTTTTCCTGTTTCTAATGTTTTATCTTTGTTTGTCCTGTCAGGTTGGATCCATGCGGTCTACACTCCAGTGGACACCCTGGTGTTTGGGGGAAACTTCCTCCACAGCTTCAACATCCCCATGCAACTCAACATCTACAGCATCGAGGACAGGACACGGGtgggtcagacacacacagacacactctctctctcctctgtttttaTTCCTGAGCACTCGTAGAAGAGAAGTTCCTGTGTATGTAGTGGAAGTTACTAATAAGTTGAGCTTGGTGTCTGTGCAGGTACCAGCTAAGTTCCGTTACCCGTTCTACTATGAGATGTGTTGGTACGTATTGGAGAGATACCTCTTCAGTCTGACCAACACCTCCTACCTCACGCCTGATTTCCAGAAACACTCCCTGGGCATCGGTCAGTGCCAACACTACCCTCTCTCTGCTTCTGTGTCtttgtttctctgtttctgtctctctctttgtttctctgttctcgctctctctctcaccccctctcgctctctcactctctctctctctctcactctctcactctctctctctcaccccccctccctccctctctctcacccccctaaCCATCATTATTCTATATTAGGTGATTACGTTTGAATGACAACACAAGAGCTATAACttgagccgtgcgtcctccgtaTTACGTTAGACTACAAACCTTGACTTGCTCTGTGAAGTGTCTTCTCTTTCCAGCTCCACCTCttaatctctccctccctccctccctccctccaggtcttACGAGAGACCCCTCCACCTGTGAGTCAGTCAACGGTCACACCCagaaggaggatgaagaggaggctCCCCCGACGCGGGGCTCTAAGCccggggtgaaggttcacctgaCGCCCTTTGAGCTGGAGGGGCTGTGGAACCTGCTGGGGAAGCTGGAGTCGCTGCCCTCACAGAAGAACTGTGTCCCGGCGGGCATACACAATGCTCCCGCTCTGCTGCACGACATCAGGGTGAGTGCTGGGTGGGTAGGGTTGTGTCTGACAGAGTTAAATATCCTAATATCAAAATGGATGACCGCGTGACTAAGTCACTTTAGATAAAGGCGTCTGTGGAATGGCATGTTTTATAAAGTGTGTGTCTTTTGTTCATGTATTAACCTTCTTGTCTTCTCTAAGGCCCTGCTGAAGGAGCATGCTAATGACATCCCCAAACTGTCCTACACTGGAAAGCCCATCGTCAAGTGGCCCACTAGGGTGAGAAGGACACGCGCCACATTCAGTCACATGCTCATAGTAACCGTTTACACTCAAACGGGTTCAGATTGGCAGGTTTGGGACGCCAGCGGCTGTACGGTAACATGCTGTACCCGACGTCAGAGCTCAGGTTCTCCGCTTCACAGCTCCTGACAGCCGTTATAAACTTGAGGGGGGTCTGAGAGACAAAAATGCTTTTAAATTATGAGGACtcgatgtattttgaaagatgaaatGTTGAGGACGATAATAAACACCGCTTTGACGTCATACAAGCGAGCCAAACacctgtgagtccaaatgtgaccTTCACATTTCCATGTGAAGGTCATTTCCTTCACAAACTCGTGTCATATACAGCGTCAACGTCTCTGATCactgatgtacagttacaagatggcATGGTGTCATAAcctgttctgaacagaatgagcctgtgtttgtttattgtgaagaaaatatTTGGCGTATCACGCACACGAATGCACTCGTCCTACGCACACCGAAATTCCGATCTGTCTCTGAATTGCCGTGTGAACGCCAAACACTAAGATCGTAccttataacttagctagtcatgttggcaatagaaacAAGTTTtcaatgatgcccacctgacccagactGCAGTTTATAATGATGTTTTTGGACAGtgtaaacaacagtaattgtgtgatgttggggatgcagggctgtgttccaaacgaAACAACTACAAgtctgcttgctctagttcctcaacggcacagctaggagagctcaaaaaggACGCTTTTAGAGTTGGAAGACTCTTcacataaaagtgcattgaattaaataatttattttttattatgttactgaaGTATCCAGATTACaggaaatgtaaaatgcacataaaatcaagcTTAATGTTTGGATTCAACCTTGTCAGCTGAACTGTTGTCCTCAACTTTGGTTGAATAATTTTCCCATAATAACCAATAACTGTTGCTACCATTCTTATGAATATGCTTTTAATGGTTGTTCTGTAAGAACCATTTCAATGTCGCCCTGTCCGTATAGGCCTCTACCCACAAGTCTGAAGGGTTAACACACGCGAACTGTACATTGTCGTAAGATGAGACGCAATTATGCCACCTTCTTAGACTGCTCCACACCTCAAACGCTTAAAATCCATCTAATTATCTGACTCCCAAATCGAAGGGTCATTTAATCCACAGAGGGATGCTTTTCCAGAGACAGATTAAGCCCAGTGCTGGACTGTTGCCTTCCTTCGCCCCCCCCTAAAACTTTAAAACTAAACCTTTATCCCATTCCTTCTCATCCCTCACCCTTCCAGCCGTCGTGGTACcagccccctccccctcctcccccggtGGCTCGTCCCAAGCTGTCTGCCACGGTGGTGACCCCGCGACCCCAGAAGCCCGCCTCCTCCATGTCCGTGCTGCGGCGGCGGCGCGTGCGGTGTAAGCGCTGCGAGGCGTGCGTCAGGACGGAGTGCGGGGACTGTAACTTCTGCAGGGACATGAAGAAGTTCGGCGGGCCGGGGAAACTGAAACAGACCTGCGTGCTCCGACAGTGTCTGGCGGTGagcgaaggggggggggggtgtttgttgttgtgtgtgtgtgtgtgagctgtctCATTTGTACAGTAGAAGCATTGTCACTCTCCCTCTGCTAGCTGTGTGTGTCACTTACTGCTTGGCTTTGATGCCTGTGTCCTTACTCTTTACCTCTGTTTCCCCGCTAGTATACTGTGTATGTGTTTTCATTCTGACAGAATATACTAGTCTGTGtattaactcctctctctctctcccacccagcCGGGTCTGCCCCTGTCAGTGGTGTGTGAGCTCTGTGGCGAGGGGaaccaggagggaggagaggggccaGTCTTCGCCCTCACCCTCATGGAGTGTTCCAACTGTGCCCAGATAGCCCACCCCGCCTGCCTCAAGGTAACCCCCGACACACTCCTCAATCTATACCCTACCTTCAAGTTTCAGCTTCATTAGCCATAAGTACATCGTAGTCACCAGAGCTCTCGCAAGCTAATCGGCATTCAAACGcacatgaccacacacacacaatcactttgttgttgttgtctgatgACATCGGTACAGATGAAGGTTAAACTCTCCCTCTTACCTCTAAccatccttttctctctccctccacctctctctctttctctctttctctgtctctctaggtgACAGGGGAGGGAGTGGTGAACACAGATCTGCCCAGCTGCTGGGAGTGTCccaaatgtgttctgggaatcaCCGACACTGAGGTAGACCCTCCTCCTTTATCtacacgcgctctctctctctcactcacacgctctctcacacgctctctcacacacacactgtgtcccGGCTAGCTAACGGCCGTGACTCTCTCCCTGTGCTGTGTGTCAGTCTTCGGGTaccgatgatgatgatgatgatgatgacgacagCGGGGCGTCCGTTGGCGTCGGCGCGAGCCCCCTCTCCCCcgccaccctctcctcctcccaggggCCTCTAGGGGTCTCCATGGAGCCAGGCTCTGCTCCTGGGTTGGGGGACGAGGGCTGGGGCGTGGTGTTACTGCTACACCCAGGGCTGGTTCCcaaccccccaccctcctcctggTCCTCAGAGGCGCCCCTTCCCTCCCCTGGTCAGCTACTACCACAGCAGTGTGGCCTCAAGCGGGCGGGGAGATGGGCAAGCGGGcacaggaagagggtgagaggcCTACCGCCGCCACCGTCCTTCCCCCCCCGCCCGTTACATCATCATCACGCGCCTATCGCTGCTCTGACTGACGAGGGGAGGGGCTGGGGGAGACGTGGCGCTTTGGGCTCCACAAATACTGTCTGAATGTAGAACCCTTTGCTTTAGGGTTGATATCAGACCTGAGGTTTAAGTCATTTCAAATACTTGATCTGTTCTTGTTTTGAGCTTCCCTAGTTTAATGttccaatagaatagtcccaaaactgCAAATCCCgcacatctggcactccaggcaaacTCAAGAAAAGTATTTAGAGGTTTTcaactatttgaacccaggtctagtCCATATGAGACAGTATTTGTGGAGCAGAAAGTCTTTGGCGCCTGAACGAAAGCACAAAGCATGCGGAGGTTGAGTGAGAGAAACGGCAGCTTGTGATGTGAATGTGCTTGTCTGTCTTCACAGTGCAGCAGGCATtatgtcaacagagatgttacaGTATTCAATGAACAGTGAATTTCTGTTGCATTGAtgtctgtcttttttttttttttgatttcaGGTGAAAGGGGACAAGAATAAAATGTTACACGCGGTAAGCATGCCAGCcaatgaaaatgtattaaattaaaccAAAGACCGTTTTTCATCCTTACCCTAACGGATACTtcgctccccctctcctttcctccctcctctctcctttcctccctctctccttccagaaaCGCAAGTCTACTTCGTATCTCGACGGCCGCGTCGCCAAGATCTACCGTCGCCGTGGTCACAGTCGAGACGACGACGATGACTCGGGCAGCGAGGACGACGACGacgatgatgaggaggatgatgatgatgatgaaggctCCAGGGGCGGAGGCGGCGGCGCGGGAAGGAAGATGTCCGGACCACGCCCTCGCGGCAGTGGCTCCGCCTCTCGAAGAGGCTACGGGACTGGGAGGCGAGGCATTTGGAGAGGCTCCTCCCACAGAGGGGCAGGCCGTGGGAGCGGGCTGGCCCCTTACTCCTCCCTGAAGATGAGGCGTGGCAGAGGGGGGCTGGGGGTGGGgcgaggggacagagagggggggcgCAGGGAGAGAGGCGGGAGAGTGCGCCTCCGGGGAGGCACCAGGATGCAGAGACGCAGGGACGAGTCGGAGGAGGACGacaacgatgatgatgatgatgacgacgatGAAGATGACGACAGCGAGGAAGATCCGCATCACCACCGGCATAAAGACCACCGGCAACGCCGCAGGCGGAGGAGAACGGACGAGGAAGACGATGATGAAGACGACGATGAGGAAGACAGCTCGGCCCGGGACCTGGAGGGGGAGGACGTGGACGATGAAGACGAGGATGAGGAAGACGACGAGAACCAGTCAGACTCTGAACCAGAGCCTCCTGTTCTCCTGGTGTCTGACCTTAACGACGACCTCCTAAACGGCTCGTACCTGACCGTGACCCTACAGCGCCCCCCCAGGGCCAAACGCCACCCCGGCTCCATCGTGCCCAAGCTGGAGGCCGCCATGTCTCCCAGAACCCACGGCGGCGGTCCAGGTTACGCCCAGCATAAAACCCTCGGGAAGACGCGGCACAAAAACGGCATGGTCGCCGCCGGCAACGGCCTGGCCCAGCCCGCCAAGAATCCAGTCGGCCGGCCGCCTCGTCACCGTATCAACAATCCCCAAGGCGACACagcagacagggagagggacactgcctctccttcctcctcagaCTCCTCGgcctcccccacccctcctccccacaCCTCCCACTCTCCTTCCTCGCTCTTGTCGCTGCCCTCCTTCAAGGATGTAGGAAACGAgaaaggaggggagaaggaggtgtgGGTGGCTGTGTTCCTTTACCTGAGCAGAGCTGAGCTGGCTAGCTGTATGACTGTCTGTAAGGCCTGGTACAAATGGTGAGTCAGACCCGTCCCTCTGTTATTAGAGTAACATTCAcagccatggggggggggggggaatcctaTACAGTTGCATATTGGGATATTATTTTTTTGGCAATATATCGTATTAACAATATTGTCATATTTTTGTGCTcgtttttccttcatagcttgttctccgtCTTTTTAAAATATGGATCAAATTTTATAAatcttatttccatgactgattttaaaacttgttttctcatggctctctgaGCAAAATGGTGAgccaatatgtttggaacatcgaatcgtaTTAAAATCACAGTATCGCGTTCCATATAGAATCGCATCGGCCCCCGAAGTATCGCGATAACATCACGTTGTGAGTTCCCTGGCAATAACCAGCCCTACTTATTGTTTCTATAGATAAAGGAGTTTATTTCCTGTTTCTGCTTCAATACAGTTTTAGGAT from Salmo trutta chromosome 11, fSalTru1.1, whole genome shotgun sequence harbors:
- the kdm2aa gene encoding lysine-specific demethylase 2A isoform X2 → MEDKRRPRFSKRLRSGTRRRYHDDGISDDEIEGKRTFDLEEKLRSERFTSDRVKRMEGKDLTFEYIQRGGLRDPIIFEKPDGLGIKMPDPDFSVNDVKIFVGSRRMIDVMDVSTQKGIEMSMAQWRRYYETPPSQRDKLYNVISLEFSHTKLENLVQRPTSVDIIDWVDNMWPRHLKERQRDSTNSITDMQYPKVQKYCLMSVQGCYTDFHIDFGGSSVWYHILRGGKVFWLIPPTPQNLELYEDWVLSGKQGDIFLGDKAQDCQRIELKQGYTFMIPSGWIHAVYTPVDTLVFGGNFLHSFNIPMQLNIYSIEDRTRVPAKFRYPFYYEMCWYVLERYLFSLTNTSYLTPDFQKHSLGIGLTRDPSTCESVNGHTQKEDEEEAPPTRGSKPGVKVHLTPFELEGLWNLLGKLESLPSQKNCVPAGIHNAPALLHDIRALLKEHANDIPKLSYTGKPIVKWPTRPSWYQPPPPPPPVARPKLSATVVTPRPQKPASSMSVLRRRRVRCKRCEACVRTECGDCNFCRDMKKFGGPGKLKQTCVLRQCLAPGLPLSVVCELCGEGNQEGGEGPVFALTLMECSNCAQIAHPACLKVTGEGVVNTDLPSCWECPKCVLGITDTESSGTDDDDDDDDDSGASVGVGASPLSPATLSSSQGPLGVSMEPGSAPGLGDEGWGVVLLLHPGLVPNPPPSSWSSEAPLPSPGQLLPQQCGLKRAGRWASGHRKRVKGDKNKMLHAKRKSTSYLDGRVAKIYRRRGHSRDDDDDSGSEDDDDDDEEDDDDDEGSRGGGGGAGRKMSGPRPRGSGSASRRGYGTGRRGIWRGSSHRGAGRGSGLAPYSSLKMRRGRGGLGVGRGDREGGRRERGGRVRLRGGTRMQRRRDESEEDDNDDDDDDDDEDDDSEEDPHHHRHKDHRQRRRRRRTDEEDDDEDDDEEDSSARDLEGEDVDDEDEDEEDDENQSDSEPEPPVLLVSDLNDDLLNGSYLTVTLQRPPRAKRHPGSIVPKLEAAMSPRTHGGGPGYAQHKTLGKTRHKNGMVAAGNGLAQPAKNPVGRPPRHRINNPQGDTADRERDTASPSSSDSSASPTPPPHTSHSPSSLLSLPSFKDVGNEKGGEKEVWVAVFLYLSRAELASCMTVCKAWYKWSCDKRLWSGVDVSRCPSLSSQALQGIIKRQPTSLDLSWTPVSKKQITLLIHRLPGLKELMIAGCSWSSMSALSTPSLPCLRTLDLRWAEGVKDTQIRDLVTPPGCDSRSRLRGCVVLRLAGLDISDSTLRLILRHMPLLERLDLAHCRDLTDQSVCLLTAAGTHTRNTLTEISLSGCNKLTDGCLAYLKRASGLALLDLRGCKGVTQQGCEGFISDLSHCVLFCMTEEKLIQRIS